In Nerophis lumbriciformis linkage group LG04, RoL_Nlum_v2.1, whole genome shotgun sequence, a single window of DNA contains:
- the apoc2 gene encoding apolipoprotein C-II, translating to MNKLLVVTVLFALLAISAESFRMPRQAEDEDQGTLTMISGKVKSCYNNVINTASDYMESIKGLKLDEKIKDFYTETSTVLSTYNGIFQDQVYHLFYPQDS from the exons ATGAACAAACTGTTGGTTGTCACTGTGCTGTTTGCACTCCTTGCCATTA GTGCTGAAAGCTTCCGTATGCCGAGGCAGGCCGAGGATGAGGATCAGGGCACCCTGACCATGATCAGCGGCAAAGTCAAGTCGTGCTACAACAACGTGATCAACACGGCGTCTGACTACATGGAGAGTATCAAAGGCCTGAAGCTGGATGAGAAAATCAA GGACTTTTACACGGAAACCAGCACGGTTTTGAGCACCTACAATGGGATCTTCCAGGACCAGGTCTATCACCTCTTTTACCCCCAAGATTCATAA